The segment CGCGCTTCGTCCGCGCACGCGAGCGATCTTCAAACGCTCCGCGATGAGCACGGCGCGCAGCTTCTCGAGCGCGGCGTCGAAATCGTCGTTGACGATGAGATACTCGTAGTTGCCGATCGCGTCCGCTTCGCGCGCGGCGATCGCGACGCGCTCTTCGATCGTCTCCGGCGATTCCGTGCGTCGCTGCTCGAGCCGCTCGCGCAGGATGGCCGCCGACGGAACGGTCAGGAACACGAGCACCGCTTGCGGGTATACGATCTTGATCGCCATCGCGCCGTTGACTTCCGGCTTCATGACGAGATCGCGGCCGGCGGCCAGCGCATCTTCGATCGGCTTTTTCGGCGTGCCGTAAAGATTGCCGGCGTAGTCGCGGGTCTCGAGGAATTCGCCCGCCGATCTTCGGCGCTCGAATTCGTTCCGCTCGAGGAACCAGTAGTGCTGGCCTTCGACCTCGCCCGGCCGCGACGGTCGCGTCGTCGCCGAGACGGAGTACGCGAGCTTCGGCTCCGCCGCACGCAGCGCGTCGACGAGGCTGTCCTTCCCCGACCCCGAGGGTCCGGAGACGACGAGCAATACGGGTTCGCGTGGGACCGGCGCAAGGTTGTCGGCTGGCAATCCGTCCTCGTCAACGCGCGGCCGTCAGGTGGTCCGTGACGCTCGACGTTTGGCTCGTCGCGCGTCTCGCGGCGGAGCTTCGAGACGCTCTCACCGGTGCCCGCGTGCGGAGCGTCACTGCCGGCGACGGCGGCATGCGGATCGCGTGCTATCGCCGCGGCCTCGAGGCGATCTTGCGCGCCACGCTCGGACCCGATGGTCCGCTCTTGGCACTGCACTCCGATCCGGAGCCGGAAAACGAAAACGTCGCCGGAGGTTGGGCCGGGGGCGTGGCTCCGCTGCTGCGCGGATGCTCCGTCGAATCCGTCCAAGCCGTCCCGGACGACCGCATCGTATTCCTAGACGTCGTTTCTCGTTCCGCATTTGGCGTGCCTGCCCGCCATCGCGTCGCGTTCGAGCTCGAGCCGAACAAGGCGAACATCCTCGTGCTGCGACCCGGTGATGACGAGCGCTGGCAGATCCTCGCCGCGGCGAAGGAGTTCGAAGGCGCGCACGGCGCCCGCAGTATCGAGGTCGGCGAATCGTATCGGCTGCCGCCGCCTCGCACACCGAAACTCGATACGCCGTCATTCGCTTTGGCGATCGACGCGGAAAGCGATCTCCAACCGCGCGTGATCGCGCGGC is part of the Candidatus Eremiobacteraceae bacterium genome and harbors:
- the gmk gene encoding guanylate kinase, yielding MPADNLAPVPREPVLLVVSGPSGSGKDSLVDALRAAEPKLAYSVSATTRPSRPGEVEGQHYWFLERNEFERRRSAGEFLETRDYAGNLYGTPKKPIEDALAAGRDLVMKPEVNGAMAIKIVYPQAVLVFLTVPSAAILRERLEQRRTESPETIEERVAIAAREADAIGNYEYLIVNDDFDAALEKLRAVLIAERLKIARVRGRSALDGSS